CAAATAAAAATATCCCGGTTGCAAGACCGGGGTGTTTTTTATTTGAAGTATTAATTGCAGGACTTGAACCTTTCAAGTCCGAACAGCTGCGAAGCAGGTGTTTTACCCTGCACCAAAGGAAATTATTCCGACCTTGTGGTCGGGATTTTTTTATTTATATACTACAGGACTTGAACCTGCAAGTCCGAACAGCTGCGAAGCAGGTGTTTTACCCTGCACCAAATAAAAGAATCCCGGTTATAAGACACATCGAGTTTCCGAAACACTTTCAATTTCATATGATGGATTGAGAACTGCGCCAAGGCGTTCGCTTTGGCGCGGTCAATAATCTTTGGGAGTGTTAATATGGCAATTCCGGCACAACCTTGTGCGTGTTCGCCTTATTCAAATATATGCTGCTGCGGCACTCAAAACGGCATTACCGTCGTCCAGCCGCAGTGTCAGAATCTGCCCGACGGGTCGGTCGTCAACAATCCGGCGTTTGTTTTTGAGCTGAACACGTCGTTTTGGACCTATAAATTCCTGACGGACTGCAACAGCGCAACAAGAGGCATCAGCAATTTCGGCATTCCGATCTGCGCGGAAATCAACGCAGCCAACATTGTTGTGGAAGAAAAAATAGACGGATGCGGCTTATATGCTGTTGTCCCGTTTGAACTGATAAAAAATGATCCGAATTTCGGCCCGGCTCCGAACGGGTTTCAATATTTGAAAGTCGAGACGAACAACCGTTTTGACAAAGGATTAAGCGTTGAATACCGAATCGGTATCATCGGAAATTATACCGAAGAGGCTCAATCTGTTAAAATAAAAGCCGCGGGGGTGGTTTATACGTTTGGTTGCACCGACTGTTTTATCGTTCCGGGCTGCAATCCGGCCGGCAAACTGCTTTTATCCAAACAATGCGGCAAGGTGATCGTCAATAATCAAGCGACGCTCCAATTCGTCGTCCATGTCGACAACATCGGCGACGGGGCGTTGGATCTTGTTCAATTCAACGATATTATTGTGATCCCGACACAGTTTACCATCGGGCCCGTGACAGTGAATCCTTCAACGCTCAGTGTCGTTATCCGCACGGGGCAGGTGGAAATCAGCGGTAATTTGGGGACAATTGAACCGGGCGGAAGAGTCACGGTGACTTATTTTATACCGGTTTTGAGTTTCAGCAACCCGGGTAGCTACTCGGTTGCCAATATGGCAAGGGTTGCCGCCACCGGTACCGAGTCGTCCGTGATGTGCAAAACAACACTGGATGTTGTCAAGTTAAGCGCCGGGAAATGCTGCACGGTCAACGGCAATAACGGCACGTTTAATCTGACAATTGCAGGTGTTGGGGATTCCCCCGATGTGATTGTCGATATTTTTGATCGGATGAGAATTCCGACCGGCATAACGGTGCAGTTTTCGAGCTTTAACGGGTGCGAAGCGTATTACACGGACACGCAGACGCCGATTCCGCTGAATGTGAATCTTGCGGGACCGATCGGCATTGAAATCATCTGCAAAAACGCATTGGTGCCTTCCGGCGGCAGTTTCGTCAAATCAATCAGTTATACGCTGGTTTCCAGTGCGGTTGTCGGCACGACCAGCATTGCAAATTCGATTGTCGGGGTGACGCCTCTGGATTTGGGGAATATCATCTACGAAGGGATTGATAATCTGCCGGCTGTCGCAAGTATTTCCGTGGAACTTGTGCAGGGTTGTAATACGCCCTGCGATTGACGGTACACGTAAAAACAGGACCTGTCCGAAAACGGGTGGGTCCTGTTTTTGTAAGGATGATTTATTGGTTTTCTTCCGCGATGATGGCGTTATAGGTCTTTTCGTCGAGCTGGTAGCGTTGGACGAGCAGGATGCCCGCGGCAAAGATCACGGCGGGGATCGGGCCGATCAGGAGCCGGATGGTGAAGAGCGCGGAATCCGTCTGGTCAACGACGTTCGGCACAAAGCTGGCGAGGCCCAAGAACGCGCCTGAGAGGGCTGCCGCGACTGCGACGCCGATTTTGGAAAAGAAGGTCCACATGCCGTAATAAGCGCCCTCCTTGCGGATTTTTGTCTGCACTGCGTCCACTTCCACCACGTCGGGCAGCATGGCAAAGGGCGGCACATAGGCAAAACCGAGACCGACGCCGGCAATGGCCATCACGACAAACGTAAAAGTCATTCCCAGAATGTGCGCAAAGAAAAACATCGCAAGGCAGCAGACCGCGAGGATGCCGAGCGCGAGCTGATAAGTACGTTTTTTGCCGATTTTCTTAGAGATCTGAACCGAGATTGGGATGCAGACCATTGCGACTCCGAGTAATAAAATCATGGCGACTGTGGTCATGCCTTCGTTTTGATAGATGTATTTGAAGTAATAGACCAGCATGGACTGGACAAAGGTGAGACCGGTGAGGTTCAGGGTATAGACTGCGGCGAGCCGCATATAGTGTTTATTTTTAAAGACCACCGCGAAGGTGGAAAAGAATTTTTGTTTCGGAATGACCTGGTTTTGTGCGGATTCGCGAACCGTGAAGAACGTAATCAGAATCGTCCCGGCCATGATGATGCCGAAAATCAAACCGACATTGGAATAACCCTTGTGGCTGTCGCTCGCCGCATTCACGATGGGCAGCACGACCGCCGCGCCCAATATGGTGCCGATGACCGCAAAGCTGAAACGGAAGCCGTTGAGTGACGTTCGCTCCTTAAAGTCCTTGGTCAGATCAGGGGTCAGCGAGCCGTAGGGGATGTTGACAACGGTATAGGCGGTATTCAACAGGCAGAGCGCAAAAATGACCCAGATGAATCCGGCGGTTTGCCTGTTCTGAAAATCGGGCGCGGAGAAGAAAAACCACATCGCCAGCAACAGCGGCAATGCGCCGAACAGAAAATAGGGACGGCGGCGGCCCCAACGGGAACGGGTGCGGTCGGAGAGATAGCCCATCGTCGGGTCGGTGACCGCATCCCAGAACTTGCCGATCAAAATGGCGGCGCCGGCTAGCGCCGAGGCGATGCCCACCGTATCGGTCAGGTAGATCAGCGAATAAAATCCCATGGCGGTGAAAAAGAGATTTCCGCCGAGGTCGCCGATCCCAAAGCCCATTTTTACGCGCAGTGGAAGTTTGGAGGATTTTGTTGCGGGGGCTGTCAATTCGTCATTCTGTTTCATGGTGATACCTCTTTATACAAGTTTCGAATTTGCGGGCAAGTTCGTCGGTGATTTCGCAGGCGGTTTCTTTCGGGCTTTTGCGGTAGTCGGGGAGGCGTTCGGTGAGGTTCAGGCAGGAATCCGGGACGATCACCGCTTTTTTGCGGATGACATTGGGCCGGTTATTGATATTGCCGCCCATGAGGCGGTTGACGAGGTCTTCCAGATTGATGGTGATTTCGACGATTCGGTCAAAGGAGATGTTTTGCGCGTTCAGATAATTGATATCGTGATAGGACATCAGATCCACCAATTCCATATGGCGCATCGCAAACCAGGCCTCTCCGGCGCGCCGATGCGCCAAAGCGGCTTCCAATCGGGGTAATTGGTCGATTTGATATTCCGGGCAGATGCGGTCCCAACACTCCAGCCGCACCCGATACATGCGCTGTACCAAATCGTCGTTTCTCGGCGCCAGCCCCAACAAATGCTCCGCTGTTTTTAACGCAAACGGCTGTAGCGCTTCCCAGCGGCGCTGTCTGTCCGCCGGCTCGTTTTCCTGCTCCGGCGCGTTATGCGGCTGATAGCCGAGGGTGGCGTAATATTCCTCCGCGATGCAAAGAACCCGATTGTCGATGGCTTCAATGCGCGTCAGAAGATCGGGCAGTTCGTCTTTGTTATTTTCGGAGGCGGGATTGAGGCCGCAGAGGGATTCCACGCGGGTAAGCGCCGCCTTGATTTTCTTTTGATCCCGCAGATCGTATTGATAATGGACGGAGATCGGCAAAACGCAGACCTTTTCCGGGCGGGCGGCTTTGGCCAATTCGGCGGCGCACCAAAAACCGATGCGGATCGTGCCCTGTTCGATTCTCGGGAGGGTTTCGCTGTGGTAGGACACCTGACCTTCGGGGGCGATTCCGAGCGGAGACGTGCCGTCGCGGAGGATATTTCTGATATTTTTAATGCTTGCGGGTTCGTATTTGACGTGATAGACCGGCAATGCACCCGCGCGCGGCAGGATGAACCGGATGAACGCTCCGCCCCAGAGCGGAACGGCATAATCGTGGACAAGCCGGAGCTGCGGTCTTTTGAGAAGCGGCGTTTTGGCTTTTTTGGCGTAGCGCGGCAGGAGATTTTCGAATACATGGAACAGAAGCTGGGGCTCGTCGCCGTAGGGATGGCGGAAAGCGACAATCAGGCGCGTCCGTTTTTCCTGAAAATCGCGGATGGCCTCTGTGATTTTTTCCGGGGTGCGAATCTCGATTTTACGGAAAGACAAAACAAAACGGAGATAAAACGGCATTAAAAAACAGCCTATCAAAACAAAAGGCGCGGAAATACGCGAAGGCGCCAGACGTTTTCGCGTGCGCGCTTTGGAAATCGGTTTCGCAACCAGTCTCATTTTCGACATAATTCCCCCGATATCGCGGTTATTTTACTCATTTTAGCAAAGGAAACGAGGGGTGTCAAGCAATCGGGGGGAGGTTGTATGATTCCGATTTCATTAAAATTCGGCGGCACCAGGACAATATCGGTCAGTTCGTGAATTTCAGCAGTTTTAAATTCAATACCGTGGCCAGAATTCCGAGAATCGCAAAGGAACCGGCCAGACCGAGCGATTGAGCGCGCGGAACGATGATACCGAGCGAGTTTTGAAAGACGGTTTGGACGATCGCGCAAGCGCCGACTCCGCTTAAAAACGTGAGAAAGACGGGAGCCGTTTTGTAACCGATCTTCTTTTTTTGCAGCAGAGCAATGCCGCAGAAAAGCAGAGACGGAAGGACGATCGCCAGGTCGAATGCAAAAACCGGTTCGGTCGTGTAAATTTCGATGGTTTGAAGCGGCTGTCCCGTGAAGACGGTCGGAATGATCAGTGCAAGCCAAACCAGAGCCGAACAGCTGCCGGCCAGCAGAAAAATCCCCGTACCGGTCAGACGTTTTTCGTAAAGCCGGGGCTGAAAGATTTCGGTGTTCAACAGATATCGAAAAGACAGTATAAACGCAAACAGTGAACTTGAAAACTGCAGAATATACAGTAAAAACAGCCGGTTGAAACTCATACCCAATATTAAGCAGGCGGAAGCATAGAGAATAATCAGCAGCAGTCCCGACCGCAGGGTTGCAAACGCTTTTTTCTTTCCACAAAGCGGCAGAACGGCAAGCAGAATCAAGCTGACAATGATGACGACGGCATCCGTACCTTTTGCGGCCCCGGCTTTCAAAAGTGAATCGTTCGCATAGACGCCGTCTCCGTATAGAATGATTTTCTGTCCGTAGATATTTTCGACGGTTCGCCGAGTTCCGTCGTCTGCATAAAAAATGCCGGCACAGGCGGAAATGACGGAAGACAAAGCGGCGATTGCCGACAGACCGGGCAATGCTTTTTTCATCGGGGGAGCCTCTTTCAACGGGATTTCAGACGGTTTTTTATTTTGCGGAGTTTTCTTCAGCGCCGACCACAACCGTGCAGCAGTCGCCGGTCATCAAGGTGCTTTTCACGGCGATGCATCCGGCGTCTATTTTGCCGACGTCGGACAACATGGCGATCATGGGGTCAAGGCACCATCCGCGGCAGGGATTTGCTCCGCCCATTTTCTTGGACAAGGCACAGAGTTTGCAGGAAGTCGCCGTTGCAATACAGCCATTCTCCGTCTTTTGAACCGTCCAATTCGCACAGCTGTAAATCTCCGAGAGCTTTAAAAAGACGTCTTCAACGGTTTCAATCCCCAGCTGCTGATTCAGATAAGGCGCCGTTGATGTCTGCCGCGCTTTCCGCTTCTCGACAACTGTCTCCAGTGTCTTCAATCCGGCATAGGTATTGACGGTTTCTGCGACGGAGGCCGCGTAAGTGTTTTGCAGCAGGGCAAGTCGCTTTTCGATTTCCATGTTTCTTTTCTCCTTAACATATTATAACGTTCGTTAGAAAAAGGGACAATATAAATCGGCATTCGTATGCCGATCGAAACGGGGATGGGGCTGAATGCAATTACAGGAAGCTGTGAAGAACGACTGCGATTTCCTCCCGAATCTCGTTTTTGGGCAGATATCTGTTTTTGACGACGATGCTTTCGATCATCGTCTCCAGCAGATGTATCAGGGTTCTGACGACTGCCGCGGCGTTGTCCGCGTTTTTCAGATAGGGCAGAAGCAGGTTATAATGTCTGGGGAAAATGGTCTTTTCCCATTTGTCCATGATGCCCATCAATTCCTCGTCGCCGTCAAAAGAGAGATAGACCTTTGTTCCGAGCCG
The sequence above is drawn from the Oscillospiraceae bacterium genome and encodes:
- a CDS encoding glycoside-pentoside-hexuronide (GPH):cation symporter, with protein sequence MKQNDELTAPATKSSKLPLRVKMGFGIGDLGGNLFFTAMGFYSLIYLTDTVGIASALAGAAILIGKFWDAVTDPTMGYLSDRTRSRWGRRRPYFLFGALPLLLAMWFFFSAPDFQNRQTAGFIWVIFALCLLNTAYTVVNIPYGSLTPDLTKDFKERTSLNGFRFSFAVIGTILGAAVVLPIVNAASDSHKGYSNVGLIFGIIMAGTILITFFTVRESAQNQVIPKQKFFSTFAVVFKNKHYMRLAAVYTLNLTGLTFVQSMLVYYFKYIYQNEGMTTVAMILLLGVAMVCIPISVQISKKIGKKRTYQLALGILAVCCLAMFFFAHILGMTFTFVVMAIAGVGLGFAYVPPFAMLPDVVEVDAVQTKIRKEGAYYGMWTFFSKIGVAVAAALSGAFLGLASFVPNVVDQTDSALFTIRLLIGPIPAVIFAAGILLVQRYQLDEKTYNAIIAEENQ